From one Luteolibacter sp. SL250 genomic stretch:
- a CDS encoding Ig-like domain-containing protein codes for MTGRSIWWKFTPQASGSHYISAYPAYSNYYRLHLYTGNSLGTLVKKEGQLIASAPTYTWLEKFELTAGVEYSILVGSTIDWDVGPVTLKVNRNSPPAVSITHPTAGKPAYHGTALELRVDASDPDGNVARVDYYLGHHYLEGSSQPVASSTVAPFSATMTVPPAGTYQENVFAVATDNQEAKTVSASVSFLITEYVAPPANDHFADRILIPVLPATVSGNSGGSTYEDGEPIAGRSIWWKFIPQASGPHYISAYPNGSTNNRFNLYTGNSLGALVKQTGQLVNGSPAGTLMERFELSAGIEYSIRIGSQGSLSDDPVTLTVTPNSPPSISITNPVGSLPYYVGTNLELRVNASDPDGNVVRVDYYYDSYDAGGTSLPIATSTVPPFTSTVTLPPAANHYQRILAVATDNNGAKTVSAPVLFLITYYTPNDFFANRKVITGNRVFELGDNQYSTTEAGETGGGSKSIWWSWTAPVSGTFVISSRGWPAGFMPRVDVYTGSSLDTLTHVGSGTASNLSTTYTAQISLDATAGQTYAIRVATVGGIGGEAGLSILPLSPPGTPPQLEILPFSDNGKIEFMVLTNSAVSTELQRSPDLKTWTPFTSTTYPPNGYFKEIYPRPSESSYFYRIVEKVPPP; via the coding sequence ATGACAGGCCGCTCCATTTGGTGGAAGTTCACACCCCAGGCGAGCGGCTCCCACTACATCTCCGCCTACCCCGCCTACTCGAATTACTACAGGCTGCATCTCTATACCGGCAATTCGCTCGGCACCCTTGTAAAAAAGGAAGGCCAATTGATCGCCAGCGCCCCCACCTATACCTGGCTGGAAAAGTTCGAGCTGACCGCCGGTGTGGAATATAGCATCCTGGTGGGTTCCACGATTGATTGGGATGTCGGTCCCGTTACGTTGAAGGTGAACCGGAATTCACCTCCGGCCGTATCAATCACCCATCCAACCGCAGGCAAGCCGGCTTACCACGGCACAGCGCTTGAGCTGCGTGTGGATGCCAGCGATCCGGATGGGAACGTCGCGCGCGTCGATTACTACCTGGGCCACCATTACCTTGAAGGGAGCAGCCAACCCGTCGCCTCATCCACGGTGGCTCCATTCAGCGCGACGATGACCGTGCCTCCGGCCGGAACGTATCAGGAAAATGTCTTCGCGGTCGCCACTGACAACCAGGAGGCGAAGACCGTCTCGGCCTCCGTCTCATTCCTCATCACCGAATACGTCGCCCCCCCGGCAAACGACCACTTTGCGGATAGAATCCTGATCCCTGTCCTCCCGGCGACCGTTTCCGGAAATAGCGGCGGATCCACATACGAGGACGGAGAGCCCATTGCGGGACGTTCCATCTGGTGGAAGTTCATACCGCAAGCCAGCGGCCCCCACTACATCTCAGCCTATCCGAATGGTTCGACCAACAACCGGTTCAATCTCTACACGGGAAATTCGCTCGGTGCGCTGGTGAAACAGACCGGCCAGTTGGTCAATGGCTCTCCCGCGGGTACCCTGATGGAAAGGTTCGAGCTGAGCGCCGGAATCGAATACAGTATCCGGATTGGTTCCCAGGGATCTCTCAGCGACGATCCGGTCACCCTGACGGTCACCCCTAATTCGCCTCCGTCCATCTCGATCACCAATCCCGTGGGCAGCTTGCCCTACTACGTCGGCACGAACCTCGAGCTGCGTGTGAACGCAAGCGATCCGGATGGGAACGTCGTGCGGGTCGATTACTACTACGATTCCTACGACGCCGGAGGCACCAGCCTCCCCATTGCAACATCCACCGTTCCGCCGTTCACCTCCACGGTCACCCTGCCACCGGCTGCCAACCATTACCAACGCATCCTCGCGGTGGCCACGGACAACAATGGGGCGAAAACCGTCTCGGCTCCCGTTCTGTTCCTGATTACCTACTACACACCGAACGATTTTTTCGCAAACCGGAAAGTCATCACCGGAAACAGGGTTTTCGAACTGGGTGACAATCAGTATTCCACAACGGAAGCCGGGGAAACAGGAGGCGGCAGCAAGTCGATCTGGTGGTCGTGGACCGCTCCCGTTTCAGGAACCTTCGTCATCTCCAGCCGGGGATGGCCCGCGGGATTCATGCCGAGAGTCGATGTCTATACCGGTTCATCACTCGACACACTGACCCATGTCGGATCCGGCACCGCCAGCAACCTCAGCACGACCTACACCGCGCAGATATCCCTGGACGCCACCGCAGGCCAGACCTACGCGATCCGCGTGGCCACCGTTGGGGGCATTGGAGGTGAAGCAGGCCTGTCGATCCTGCCACTTTCTCCCCCGGGAACACCTCCGCAGCTCGAGATACTTCCGTTCTCCGACAATGGGAAAATCGAGTTCATGGTCCTGACCAACAGCGCGGTTTCAACCGAACTGCAACGGTCGCCCGACCTGAAGACCTGGACGCCTTTCACCAGCACCACTTATCCTCCGAACGGATACTTCAAGGAGATCTATCCACGTCCTTCCGAATCATCCTACTTCTACCGGATCGTGGAAAAAGTTCCTCCCCCATAG
- a CDS encoding alpha-L-arabinofuranosidase C-terminal domain-containing protein, whose translation MRTKFSSMMGMLAALGQVCFAQGYQASVEIDTARVTGKIEPDIYGQYLEHVEEADECIYPSIWDNTSPKSDAMGLRKDVMAAVRELKVPVVRWPGGCFADVYHWENGIGPRDKRPVLPNKHWGGNESHQFGTDEFLQWSAQVGTTPYVNVNLGSGTLDEALRWLEYCNGPATSEQGKRRAANGHAAPYNVPYWGIGNETWGPWETGHTDAVTYSKMLAEWATAMRKQDPSIRILAVGSNAGSDPKWDREVLKQAGDKIDYLTLHAYGSSVNDQPDEYEAVVFTAEYFDFAIRRMLKTIDEHKAETGLKNDVRISMDEWNIRHFATGKGDFKKNLRRRDPRNVEDMMFVAGTLNVMVRHSPRVAMANYVFLINGHAPMLVNADGVVKTPLYHVFRQYSEWMNGSALEVKVESPVVTTPPPKTGGMSHKNFPKNYDRKEAPLLDTAAALREDGTLVVSLINRHRADAAEVALKLPPGYRVKRSWTMGHADAKAVNDFATPERVMPVEKEITEPVSSWSCAARSVVLLSCEKVK comes from the coding sequence ATGAGAACGAAATTTTCATCCATGATGGGCATGCTGGCGGCGCTGGGCCAGGTGTGTTTCGCGCAGGGTTACCAGGCCTCGGTGGAGATCGACACGGCGCGGGTGACGGGAAAGATCGAGCCGGACATCTATGGGCAATACCTGGAGCATGTGGAGGAGGCGGACGAGTGCATCTACCCGTCGATATGGGACAACACCTCGCCGAAGTCCGATGCGATGGGGCTGCGGAAGGACGTGATGGCGGCGGTGCGGGAGCTGAAGGTGCCGGTCGTGCGTTGGCCGGGTGGTTGCTTCGCGGATGTCTATCATTGGGAGAACGGCATCGGGCCGCGGGACAAGCGTCCGGTGCTGCCGAACAAGCACTGGGGCGGAAACGAATCGCACCAGTTCGGCACGGATGAGTTCCTGCAATGGTCCGCCCAGGTGGGGACCACGCCGTATGTGAATGTGAACCTCGGCTCCGGCACGCTGGATGAGGCGCTGCGCTGGTTGGAATACTGCAATGGTCCCGCGACATCGGAGCAGGGGAAACGCCGTGCGGCCAACGGCCACGCCGCTCCCTACAACGTGCCCTACTGGGGCATCGGCAATGAAACGTGGGGGCCATGGGAAACCGGCCACACGGATGCGGTGACCTACTCGAAGATGCTGGCGGAGTGGGCCACTGCCATGCGCAAGCAGGATCCTTCCATCAGGATCCTCGCCGTGGGATCGAACGCCGGCTCCGATCCGAAGTGGGACCGCGAGGTGCTGAAGCAGGCGGGGGACAAGATCGACTACCTGACGCTCCACGCCTACGGCAGTTCCGTGAACGACCAGCCGGACGAGTATGAGGCGGTCGTCTTCACCGCGGAATACTTCGACTTCGCCATCCGCCGGATGCTGAAGACCATCGACGAACACAAGGCGGAGACCGGCCTGAAGAACGACGTGCGGATTTCCATGGATGAATGGAACATCCGGCACTTCGCGACGGGGAAGGGCGACTTCAAGAAGAACCTCCGGCGGAGGGATCCGCGCAACGTGGAGGACATGATGTTCGTGGCCGGAACCCTGAACGTGATGGTGCGGCACAGCCCGCGGGTGGCGATGGCGAACTACGTCTTCCTCATCAACGGCCATGCGCCGATGCTGGTGAACGCGGACGGTGTGGTGAAAACACCGCTCTACCATGTGTTCCGCCAATATTCGGAATGGATGAACGGCAGCGCACTGGAAGTGAAGGTCGAAAGCCCGGTGGTGACCACTCCGCCTCCGAAGACGGGAGGCATGTCGCACAAGAACTTCCCGAAAAACTACGACCGGAAGGAGGCACCCCTCCTCGATACCGCCGCGGCCCTGCGGGAGGATGGCACGCTGGTCGTCAGCCTCATCAATCGCCACCGCGCGGATGCGGCGGAGGTCGCGCTGAAACTGCCTCCGGGATATAGGGTGAAGCGCTCATGGACCATGGGCCACGCCGATGCGAAGGCCGTGAATGATTTCGCCACGCCGGAGCGCGTGATGCCGGTGGAGAAGGAGATCACGGAGCCGGTGTCCTCGTGGTCATGCGCCGCGCGGAGCGTGGTGCTGCTCTCCTGCGAAAAAGTGAAGTGA
- a CDS encoding FAD-dependent oxidoreductase, with translation MDHQGTGTSVPDKEADAGKRGAYVEEPARQVPVTHEPDVLVIGAGPAGIGAAVAAARNGAKVLLVERYGFLGGNLTAAMVNPMFTFHDIHGEQVIRGIAGEVVDRLVEITASPGHVTDLTFDNASMTPFDPEGMKLLLFDMTEGAGVELLLHSVFADAVAVDGRVSHVIVENKSGRQAIRPKFVIDCSADADVVARIGAPFVKGRESDGAMQPVTLFYRIGGVDYGNLRRWMKANRGELKDAPSDEQIDSSGTLAFLGLTDLVKKAVAAGEFPADAAPRILMYQLPKEGQIAVNCTRLQGIDGTRVEDLTRAEIITRRQAWQIHQFLRKHVGGFENSYIVDSGVQVGVRETRRIVGDYTMVEEDVLGSRAFGDGIACGTFAIDIHPPDGKQQIFTGSGKSVYEIPYRSLLPQGVDNLLVAGRCISATHNAFGSIRVMATAMGIGQGAGTAAALAVRDGIKSRGVDVSEVRRLLLEQGQYLLEADTPSAKNEGLRLERAMGSGAQASHHNPFEKNS, from the coding sequence ATGGATCATCAAGGAACGGGGACTTCAGTCCCGGATAAGGAAGCGGACGCCGGGAAGCGGGGAGCCTATGTGGAGGAACCGGCGCGGCAGGTGCCGGTGACCCATGAGCCGGACGTGCTGGTCATCGGCGCGGGGCCGGCGGGGATCGGTGCGGCGGTGGCCGCGGCGCGGAACGGCGCGAAGGTGCTGCTGGTGGAGCGCTACGGCTTCCTGGGCGGGAACCTGACCGCGGCCATGGTGAACCCGATGTTCACCTTCCATGACATCCACGGGGAGCAGGTCATCCGGGGCATCGCAGGAGAGGTGGTGGACCGTCTGGTGGAGATCACCGCGTCGCCGGGCCATGTCACGGACCTCACCTTCGACAACGCGTCGATGACCCCGTTCGATCCCGAAGGGATGAAGCTGCTCCTTTTCGACATGACGGAAGGTGCGGGGGTGGAGTTGCTGTTGCACAGTGTCTTCGCGGACGCGGTGGCGGTCGATGGACGGGTGAGCCATGTCATCGTGGAGAACAAGTCCGGCAGGCAGGCCATCCGGCCGAAGTTCGTCATCGACTGCTCCGCGGATGCGGATGTGGTGGCGAGGATCGGCGCGCCATTCGTGAAGGGGCGTGAGAGCGACGGCGCGATGCAGCCCGTCACCCTCTTCTACCGCATCGGCGGGGTGGACTACGGCAATCTCCGTAGGTGGATGAAAGCGAACCGTGGCGAGCTGAAGGACGCCCCCAGCGATGAGCAGATCGACTCCAGCGGCACGCTGGCTTTCCTGGGTCTGACGGACCTCGTGAAGAAGGCGGTGGCGGCGGGCGAGTTCCCGGCGGATGCCGCGCCGCGGATCCTCATGTACCAGTTGCCGAAGGAAGGCCAGATCGCCGTGAACTGCACCAGGTTGCAGGGGATCGACGGTACGCGGGTGGAGGACCTGACGCGGGCGGAGATCATCACCCGCAGGCAGGCGTGGCAGATCCACCAGTTCCTGCGGAAGCACGTCGGCGGCTTCGAAAATTCCTACATCGTGGATTCCGGGGTGCAGGTGGGGGTGCGTGAGACGCGCCGCATCGTGGGGGACTACACCATGGTGGAGGAGGACGTGCTGGGCAGCCGGGCGTTTGGGGACGGGATCGCGTGCGGGACCTTCGCCATCGACATCCATCCTCCGGATGGAAAGCAGCAGATCTTCACCGGCTCCGGAAAGTCGGTCTATGAGATCCCTTACCGCAGCCTGCTGCCGCAGGGGGTGGACAACCTGCTGGTGGCGGGGCGCTGCATTTCCGCGACGCACAATGCCTTCGGCTCCATCCGGGTGATGGCAACCGCCATGGGCATCGGCCAGGGGGCGGGGACGGCGGCGGCGCTGGCTGTGCGGGATGGCATCAAGTCCCGTGGAGTGGATGTCTCCGAGGTGAGACGGCTGTTGCTGGAACAGGGACAATATCTTCTGGAAGCGGACACCCCCTCCGCGAAGAATGAGGGCCTGCGGCTGGAACGCGCGATGGGCTCCGGAGCGCAGGCGAGCCACCACAATCCGTTCGAAAAGAATTCCTGA
- a CDS encoding MFS transporter, which yields MSGTPSTTTISPIVRRDLKWRWVILMMLFISTFLNYFDRQTLSVLKPVIKAEFDLDDRGYSHIVMAFLITYMFAYTLGGRFVDKVGSRISMTTFVGVWSLANVFTGLSQTLGQLTLCRVVLGAAEPGNYPAALRVAATWFPAKLRGFASSFYQAGSATAAVVAMPMIAFMAHHWGWRATFVVPGIIGILWAAGWWWIYRQPSAEYIPRDEAKESVKVPWSELLKNRNLRGIVLARMVSDQVWYFCLFWMPGYLQENLNLTLIQAGLIGWVPFLCADLGGVGSGVASDRMVSKGVAPWRARKRVLMMAALLAPLAVAIPLTSHLWVAVVAFCAVAVVCQIWLFNLTTLVADVFPRNTVASVLGISGSFGAFGGLVSNALIGNSVGTLGFVPVFLVMGCLHLIAAAIVARLVRGDERAV from the coding sequence ATGTCCGGAACACCGTCAACCACCACCATTTCCCCCATCGTCCGGAGGGATCTGAAATGGCGTTGGGTGATCCTGATGATGTTGTTCATCTCGACCTTCCTCAACTACTTCGACCGGCAGACGCTCTCCGTGCTGAAACCGGTGATCAAGGCGGAGTTCGATCTGGATGACAGGGGGTACTCCCACATTGTGATGGCTTTCCTCATCACCTACATGTTCGCCTACACGCTGGGCGGACGGTTCGTGGACAAGGTGGGGAGCCGGATTTCGATGACCACCTTTGTCGGAGTTTGGTCGTTGGCAAATGTGTTCACCGGACTGTCGCAGACGCTCGGACAGCTCACGCTCTGCCGGGTGGTGCTCGGCGCGGCGGAGCCGGGGAACTATCCAGCCGCCCTGCGGGTGGCCGCGACCTGGTTCCCCGCAAAGCTGCGGGGATTCGCGTCGAGCTTCTACCAGGCGGGATCCGCGACGGCGGCGGTGGTCGCCATGCCGATGATCGCCTTCATGGCCCATCATTGGGGATGGCGGGCGACTTTTGTGGTGCCGGGCATCATTGGCATTCTGTGGGCGGCTGGCTGGTGGTGGATCTACCGGCAGCCGTCGGCCGAGTACATCCCGCGGGATGAGGCGAAGGAGTCGGTGAAGGTGCCGTGGAGTGAGCTGCTGAAGAACCGCAATCTGCGCGGCATCGTCCTGGCGCGGATGGTGAGTGACCAGGTCTGGTACTTCTGCCTGTTCTGGATGCCCGGCTACCTTCAGGAAAACCTGAACCTGACATTGATCCAGGCAGGTCTCATCGGCTGGGTGCCCTTTCTTTGTGCTGACCTCGGAGGCGTGGGAAGCGGAGTCGCATCCGACCGGATGGTCTCGAAGGGGGTGGCGCCATGGCGGGCGAGAAAGCGTGTGCTGATGATGGCCGCGTTGCTCGCCCCGCTGGCGGTGGCGATTCCCCTGACGTCCCATCTATGGGTCGCCGTTGTGGCGTTCTGCGCCGTGGCCGTGGTTTGCCAGATCTGGCTCTTCAATCTGACCACGCTGGTGGCGGATGTCTTTCCGCGCAATACGGTGGCCAGTGTGCTGGGGATATCGGGCTCCTTCGGCGCGTTCGGTGGCCTTGTCAGCAACGCGTTGATCGGGAACTCGGTCGGCACCCTGGGCTTCGTGCCGGTGTTCCTGGTCATGGGGTGCCTGCATCTCATTGCGGCGGCCATTGTCGCGCGGCTGGTCCGTGGTGACGAGCGTGCCGTCTGA
- a CDS encoding Hsp20/alpha crystallin family protein has product MSTPTTQTSGATDRVVRQPEFTTREDETGAHLLVALPGVRKEDLKLTVNQSVLRIEATRSSNIAEDWKTHSGPAKDVTYTLNVRLTAKLDGTNAKASLTDGVLTLDIPIREDARPREIYVN; this is encoded by the coding sequence ATGAGCACACCTACCACCCAAACGTCTGGAGCGACGGACCGCGTCGTCCGGCAACCCGAATTCACCACCCGCGAAGATGAAACCGGAGCGCACCTGCTGGTCGCCCTGCCGGGCGTCCGCAAGGAGGATCTGAAGCTCACCGTGAACCAGTCCGTCCTCCGGATCGAAGCCACGCGATCCAGCAACATCGCGGAAGACTGGAAGACGCACTCCGGTCCGGCGAAGGATGTCACCTACACACTCAACGTGCGTCTCACGGCCAAGCTCGACGGCACCAATGCCAAAGCCTCGCTCACAGACGGGGTCCTCACCCTGGACATCCCCATCCGGGAGGATGCGAGGCCGCGCGAGATTTACGTGAACTGA
- a CDS encoding Hsp20/alpha crystallin family protein: MNFLHRPTSDLSWFSELDRFFNPGRALASHTTFPEAIHESPEAWILRLDLPGFTKENVNLKVDNQTLSLAAETAPENPFSRKVDRQWKLGTRIDTANIKATLDQGVLEITLPKTEAPEPRQINIL; the protein is encoded by the coding sequence ATGAACTTCCTGCACAGACCTACATCCGATCTCTCCTGGTTCAGCGAACTCGACCGCTTCTTCAATCCCGGCCGGGCACTCGCCAGCCACACCACCTTTCCGGAGGCGATCCATGAAAGCCCGGAGGCCTGGATCCTCCGTCTGGATCTCCCCGGCTTCACCAAGGAGAACGTCAACCTGAAGGTGGACAACCAGACCCTTTCCCTGGCTGCGGAAACCGCACCGGAAAACCCGTTCTCCCGTAAGGTGGACCGCCAGTGGAAGCTCGGCACCCGGATCGACACCGCGAATATCAAAGCCACGCTGGATCAGGGCGTCCTCGAAATCACGCTTCCGAAAACCGAAGCGCCCGAGCCCCGCCAGATCAACATCCTCTGA
- a CDS encoding arsenate reductase ArsC, with product MTKPFTILVLCTGNSCRSHMAEGILRASLGKTHRIESAGSKPAGYVHPLAIRALGEIGIDISTHRSKHLDEFLHDDITTVITVCGNADQACPMFPGQVNRHHFPFDDPAHAQGTEEEQMAVFRRVRDEIRAVFGAYAAGLTDSTR from the coding sequence ATGACAAAGCCATTCACCATCCTCGTCCTCTGCACCGGAAACTCCTGCCGTTCCCACATGGCGGAGGGAATCCTCCGTGCCTCGCTCGGCAAGACCCACCGCATCGAAAGCGCGGGATCGAAGCCGGCGGGCTACGTCCATCCGCTCGCCATCCGTGCGCTGGGCGAGATCGGGATCGACATCAGCACCCACCGCTCGAAGCACCTGGACGAATTCCTCCACGATGACATTACAACGGTGATCACCGTCTGTGGAAATGCCGACCAGGCATGTCCCATGTTTCCAGGTCAGGTGAACCGTCATCATTTCCCCTTTGATGATCCCGCCCACGCCCAAGGGACGGAAGAGGAGCAGATGGCTGTTTTCCGCCGTGTCAGGGATGAGATCCGTGCGGTGTTCGGCGCCTATGCCGCCGGACTGACGGACAGCACCCGCTGA
- a CDS encoding aquaporin, whose translation MKHFLPEFLGTFVLVFAGTGAIIVDHVSGGQISHLGVGLVFGLVVFAMIQTFGGDGGAHFNPAVTLGLAAAGRFPWAHCAPCITAQLCGALAASGVLRRLFPESPTLGETIPSGGIAGAFVLETIITTILMLVILRVSGGSKEKGITAGLAIGATVALAAVFAGPVTGASMNPARSLAPAMIGGRTLHLWIYPVSSVAGAFLAIPLCLALRRNDPDPGNAPTSAPP comes from the coding sequence ATGAAACATTTCCTGCCGGAGTTTCTTGGAACCTTCGTTCTCGTCTTCGCGGGAACCGGGGCGATCATCGTGGATCATGTCTCCGGCGGGCAGATCAGCCATCTGGGCGTCGGATTGGTGTTCGGCCTCGTTGTCTTTGCGATGATCCAGACGTTCGGCGGAGACGGCGGGGCGCACTTCAACCCTGCGGTCACCCTGGGCCTCGCGGCCGCCGGACGGTTCCCCTGGGCGCACTGCGCGCCGTGCATCACAGCCCAGCTTTGCGGGGCGCTCGCCGCGAGCGGCGTCCTGCGCAGGTTGTTTCCGGAATCCCCCACCCTTGGAGAGACCATTCCCTCCGGGGGAATTGCCGGCGCATTTGTGCTGGAAACCATCATCACCACCATCCTGATGCTCGTCATTCTCCGGGTGTCGGGAGGATCAAAGGAGAAAGGCATCACCGCAGGATTGGCCATCGGGGCCACCGTCGCCCTGGCCGCCGTGTTCGCAGGTCCCGTTACGGGAGCGTCCATGAATCCCGCCCGTTCCCTGGCCCCAGCGATGATCGGTGGCCGGACGCTCCACCTGTGGATCTACCCTGTTTCCTCGGTGGCCGGTGCATTTCTGGCCATTCCACTGTGCCTCGCCCTCCGGCGGAACGATCCCGATCCCGGCAACGCCCCCACATCCGCTCCACCATGA
- a CDS encoding DUF6428 family protein, whose translation MTLSEIKKLLADHGGLHFRIRLPDGGDVPQSFHVTEVGRVHKTFLDCGGTLRESTTCQLQIWVGPDYDHRLETGKMAAILGKAASYLPDESIPVEMEYEDKVISQYTISGHSLEDGAVVLHLSHKHTECLAPELCGLPPLPAAGKLKAPSLSCGPRGCC comes from the coding sequence ATGACACTTTCCGAGATCAAGAAACTCCTCGCCGATCATGGCGGCCTCCACTTCCGGATCCGCCTTCCGGACGGAGGTGATGTCCCGCAGTCGTTCCATGTCACCGAGGTCGGCCGGGTGCACAAGACGTTCCTCGACTGTGGGGGCACATTGCGGGAATCCACCACCTGCCAGCTCCAGATCTGGGTCGGACCGGACTACGACCACCGGCTGGAAACCGGGAAAATGGCGGCGATCCTCGGCAAAGCGGCGTCCTATCTCCCGGATGAGAGCATCCCCGTGGAGATGGAATACGAGGACAAGGTCATATCCCAATACACCATCTCCGGCCACTCTCTGGAGGACGGTGCGGTGGTGCTCCACCTATCTCACAAACACACGGAGTGCCTGGCACCGGAGCTCTGTGGATTGCCTCCCCTGCCCGCTGCGGGAAAACTCAAAGCCCCATCCCTTTCGTGCGGACCGCGAGGTTGCTGCTGA
- a CDS encoding metalloregulator ArsR/SmtB family transcription factor, with amino-acid sequence MPSPVEFSKALADPIRWRIIRLVMLEPLCVCELADILEMPQSSVSSHVQIIRKADLLESEKVEKWTYFRIRSNHLKLIRSIAALSTEDEIPHPGDTGRMDARLSRRQGSCCPGPVHLKGRRPNQPSTESR; translated from the coding sequence ATGCCCTCACCCGTGGAATTCAGCAAGGCGTTGGCCGATCCGATACGCTGGCGGATCATCCGCCTCGTGATGCTGGAGCCGCTGTGCGTCTGCGAGCTGGCGGATATCCTGGAGATGCCCCAGTCTTCGGTATCCAGCCATGTCCAGATCATCCGGAAAGCCGACCTTCTGGAGAGTGAAAAGGTGGAGAAGTGGACGTATTTCCGGATCCGTTCCAACCACCTGAAACTCATCCGCAGCATCGCGGCCCTGTCCACGGAGGATGAGATCCCTCATCCGGGGGATACCGGACGGATGGATGCACGCCTGTCCCGCCGCCAGGGAAGTTGCTGTCCCGGCCCCGTCCATCTGAAAGGCCGCCGTCCCAACCAACCATCCACCGAATCACGATGA
- a CDS encoding RimK/LysX family protein, with amino-acid sequence MSRTYKAIPECTELPSRDLAASLGLPWKNPGMPRLIMGRREWIALPDLGISPLKAKIDTGARSSSLHAENLQLSEDKKTVRFTTVNHRRRKIDCECAVSRIARVRSSTGEAFSRVFIETKAMLPGGFEWTIQLSLNDRSVMLCPMLLGRRALSGWFLIDSQSAHLMGPLKEL; translated from the coding sequence ATGTCCCGGACTTACAAGGCCATCCCGGAATGCACCGAACTCCCGTCCAGGGATCTCGCCGCATCCCTGGGACTGCCATGGAAGAACCCCGGCATGCCACGTCTCATCATGGGCCGCAGGGAATGGATCGCCCTGCCGGACCTGGGCATCTCCCCGCTCAAGGCGAAGATCGATACCGGGGCGCGCAGTTCCAGCCTGCATGCGGAGAACCTGCAACTGTCGGAGGACAAGAAGACCGTCCGCTTCACCACCGTCAACCACCGCCGGAGGAAGATCGACTGCGAGTGTGCGGTGTCCCGCATCGCCCGGGTGAGAAGCTCCACTGGAGAAGCCTTCAGCCGCGTTTTCATCGAGACAAAGGCCATGCTCCCCGGTGGCTTCGAGTGGACCATCCAGCTCAGCCTCAATGACCGTTCGGTCATGCTCTGCCCCATGCTCCTCGGCCGCCGTGCGCTCAGCGGCTGGTTCCTCATCGACTCCCAGAGCGCCCACCTGATGGGGCCGTTGAAGGAGCTCTGA